The following proteins come from a genomic window of Nitrospira sp.:
- a CDS encoding Pyruvate dehydrogenase E1 component — MSDDHRNRQPQSDADPQETSEWLDSLEYVLQAKGIERATYLFDRLRDRLGERGARVSGSSNTPYINTIPAEREPAYPGNLELERRIRSLVRWNALAMVVKANKEHSGIGGHISTYASAATLYEVAFNHFLHGKDSPQGGDLLYVQGHASPGIYARGYVEGRLSEEMLHHFRREITSEGKGLPSYPHPWLMPDYWEFPTVSMGLGPIMSIYQARFNRYLRDRGLKDTGQQRVWAFVGDGEMDEPESLAALTLAAREQLDNLIWVVNCNLQRLDGPVRGNGKIIQELESIFRGAGWNVIKVVWGSDWDPLLAQDDEGLLVRRMGEVVDGWYQKYTVEGGAFARKHFFGADPRLLQMVASYSDEQIHKLLRGGHDPRKVYAAYKAAVEHRGQPTAILAKTIKGYGLGEAGEGRNITHQQKKMNEGELREFRTRFSVPVSDEQLASTPFFRPPADSPEATYLAERVKAMGGSLPKRQVRVEPLETPALDQFKEFLEGSGDRAASTTMGFARMLGRLLGHKPFGKHLVPIIPDEARTFGLEALFRQYGIYSHLGQLYEPADKSSLLYYFESTNGQILEEGITEAGAMSSFIAAATAYATHGLNTIPLYIFYSMFGFQRIGDLIWAASDMRARGFLLGATAGRTTLEGEGLQHQDGHSHLLAHAYPTIAAYDPAFMFELAVILQDGLKRMYQNQEDRLYYITLYNESYPMPAMPPDTEEGILEGMYRFRPAPKEAKHKVQLLASGPLVNEALKAQNWLLERYGVAADVWSVTSYKMLRMRTLEAERWNMWHPNEPSRQSHLQRIVDTFEGPSVAVSDYVRMVPQQIAPWVSGGLLTLGTDGFGRSDTRKALRRFFEIDAEHLVVATLYALHRRDGAVNAQTVRQAAKDLDIRTPDQAPWQH; from the coding sequence GTGAGCGACGACCATCGCAACCGGCAACCACAGTCTGATGCCGACCCCCAGGAAACCAGCGAGTGGCTCGATTCCTTGGAGTACGTGCTACAGGCGAAAGGGATCGAGCGGGCGACCTATCTCTTCGATCGTCTTCGCGATCGGCTTGGGGAACGAGGAGCGCGGGTTTCCGGCTCTTCCAACACGCCGTATATCAATACGATTCCTGCCGAGCGGGAACCGGCCTATCCCGGCAACCTCGAGCTCGAGCGTCGCATCCGAAGTCTCGTCCGGTGGAACGCCCTGGCGATGGTCGTCAAGGCGAATAAAGAACATTCCGGCATCGGCGGGCATATTTCGACGTACGCGTCGGCGGCCACCTTGTACGAGGTGGCCTTCAATCATTTTCTACACGGCAAAGATTCCCCCCAAGGCGGCGACCTCCTCTATGTCCAAGGACATGCCAGTCCTGGAATCTACGCGCGTGGCTATGTCGAGGGCCGACTTTCAGAAGAGATGCTGCATCACTTCCGGCGTGAGATCACGAGCGAGGGCAAGGGCTTGCCCTCCTATCCGCATCCTTGGCTGATGCCGGACTACTGGGAATTTCCGACCGTCTCGATGGGCCTGGGCCCTATCATGTCGATCTATCAGGCGCGTTTCAACCGATACCTACGGGATCGCGGGCTGAAAGATACCGGCCAACAGCGCGTATGGGCCTTCGTCGGCGACGGTGAAATGGATGAGCCGGAAAGCCTGGCTGCGCTGACGCTCGCTGCCCGCGAGCAGCTGGATAATCTGATATGGGTCGTCAACTGCAATCTTCAGCGCCTGGACGGCCCGGTCCGTGGCAACGGCAAGATCATCCAGGAACTCGAATCCATCTTCCGAGGCGCCGGTTGGAATGTCATCAAGGTGGTGTGGGGAAGCGATTGGGACCCGTTGTTGGCACAGGACGACGAGGGTCTGCTGGTGAGACGGATGGGCGAGGTCGTCGACGGCTGGTATCAGAAATATACGGTGGAAGGCGGCGCCTTCGCTCGGAAACATTTCTTCGGCGCCGATCCCCGTCTGCTTCAAATGGTAGCCTCCTATTCCGACGAACAAATCCACAAATTGCTGCGCGGCGGTCACGATCCCCGGAAAGTCTACGCCGCCTATAAGGCCGCCGTGGAACACCGAGGTCAACCGACCGCGATTCTCGCGAAGACGATCAAAGGTTACGGCTTGGGAGAGGCCGGAGAAGGCCGCAACATCACCCATCAGCAGAAAAAGATGAATGAGGGAGAGTTGCGCGAATTCCGCACGCGATTCAGCGTGCCCGTCTCGGATGAGCAACTCGCTTCGACGCCGTTTTTCCGTCCGCCTGCCGACAGTCCGGAAGCGACCTACCTCGCCGAGCGGGTCAAGGCCATGGGTGGCTCCCTTCCGAAGCGGCAGGTGAGGGTCGAGCCGCTGGAGACGCCGGCCCTCGACCAGTTCAAGGAGTTTCTCGAAGGATCGGGAGACCGTGCCGCCTCCACGACGATGGGCTTCGCCCGCATGTTGGGCCGCCTGTTGGGCCATAAGCCGTTCGGCAAACATCTCGTGCCCATTATTCCCGATGAAGCGCGTACGTTCGGGCTCGAGGCGCTGTTTCGTCAATATGGCATCTATTCTCATCTGGGTCAGCTCTATGAACCGGCGGACAAAAGTTCCTTGCTCTATTACTTCGAATCCACGAACGGTCAGATCCTTGAAGAAGGCATCACCGAAGCCGGCGCGATGTCTTCCTTCATCGCTGCCGCCACAGCCTATGCGACACATGGGCTCAACACGATTCCCCTGTACATCTTTTACTCGATGTTCGGGTTTCAGCGAATCGGGGACTTGATATGGGCCGCCTCGGACATGCGCGCCCGCGGCTTTCTGCTCGGCGCCACAGCGGGGCGTACGACGCTGGAGGGCGAAGGTTTGCAACATCAGGACGGGCACAGCCATTTACTGGCTCATGCTTATCCGACGATCGCCGCCTATGATCCGGCATTTATGTTCGAGCTCGCCGTCATTCTGCAGGACGGCCTCAAGCGGATGTATCAGAATCAGGAGGATCGGTTGTATTACATCACGCTCTACAACGAATCCTATCCCATGCCGGCCATGCCGCCCGACACAGAAGAGGGAATACTCGAAGGTATGTACCGTTTCCGTCCGGCACCCAAAGAGGCCAAGCACAAAGTCCAGTTGTTGGCGAGCGGACCGCTCGTCAACGAAGCGCTCAAGGCACAAAATTGGTTGCTGGAACGCTACGGCGTGGCGGCGGACGTGTGGAGCGTGACGAGCTATAAGATGTTGCGGATGCGGACGCTTGAAGCCGAGCGGTGGAACATGTGGCATCCGAACGAGCCGTCACGTCAAAGCCATCTACAGCGAATTGTTGACACATTCGAGGGTCCCAGCGTGGCGGTGAGCGACTATGTTCGCATGGTTCCCCAGCAGATCGCTCCATGGGTGTCGGGAGGCCTGCTGACACTCGGTACCGATGGATTCGGCCGGAGCGATACCCGCAAGGCCCTGCGCCGGTTCTTCGAGATTGATGCCGAGCATCTCGTCGTGGCGACACTCTACGCTCTCCATCGCCGAGACGGAGCCGTGAACGCGCAGACCGTTCGCCAAGCCGCGAAAGATCTTGATATCCGAACACCTGACCAGGCACCCTGGCAGCATTAG
- a CDS encoding Dihydrolipoamide acetyltransferase component of pyruvate dehydrogenase complex has translation MGASARPGKEETMKVELPFLAEGIEGGDVVMVLIHEGDQVSEGQALIELETDKATIPVPAPAAGKVVRLLVREGDHVKVGQALVELDGAERASQSATTPQKPAVAPAPQRPAVAASAPADAVEGPEAPPTEPSITASQETEKPSPSLPEDKIAAAPSSSAGAAIPAPPSVRRLARELGVDLTQVKGSEAGGRITAEDVKTFVRERTRRSGGASAAGPSESGGVFSTTYGTERREPLPSLRRKIAANMTQSWTTIPHVHQFQDADITDLMELHKRYALDFKKKGATLTLTSLVIKAVVHALKRYPQLNATLDLTGGEVIYKDYYNIGVAVDTPAGLIVPVVHDVDHKDLFQISVELADLAERTRQRQVKLEELRGATFTVSNMGGLGSGPFTPIINAPQVGILGVGKARLMPVYRDGQFVPRRVLQLCVAYDHRLVDGAVGARFTNEIAKALEDFQAMFLGL, from the coding sequence ATGGGGGCGAGTGCGCGCCCCGGAAAAGAAGAAACCATGAAAGTGGAACTACCGTTTCTCGCTGAAGGAATCGAAGGCGGCGATGTCGTCATGGTCCTGATCCACGAAGGCGATCAGGTCAGCGAAGGCCAAGCGTTGATCGAGCTGGAGACCGACAAGGCCACGATTCCGGTACCGGCACCGGCGGCCGGAAAAGTTGTGCGCTTGCTGGTCCGCGAGGGGGATCACGTGAAGGTTGGGCAAGCGCTCGTCGAACTGGACGGCGCAGAGCGCGCAAGTCAGTCGGCCACGACGCCGCAGAAGCCGGCCGTTGCTCCAGCCCCGCAACGGCCGGCTGTCGCCGCATCGGCTCCTGCGGACGCCGTGGAAGGACCGGAGGCGCCGCCGACCGAACCATCCATAACCGCTTCACAGGAGACGGAAAAGCCGTCGCCCTCATTGCCTGAGGACAAGATTGCTGCGGCGCCTTCCTCCTCCGCCGGAGCCGCCATCCCTGCGCCTCCGTCCGTGCGCCGGCTTGCCCGCGAATTGGGCGTGGATCTGACACAGGTGAAAGGCTCTGAAGCCGGAGGCCGGATTACAGCCGAGGATGTCAAAACTTTTGTTCGTGAACGAACCAGGCGCAGCGGCGGGGCTTCCGCCGCGGGGCCATCCGAATCGGGCGGTGTCTTTAGCACGACGTACGGCACGGAGCGTCGCGAGCCCCTCCCGTCACTGCGACGGAAGATTGCGGCGAACATGACGCAGTCTTGGACGACCATTCCTCACGTTCATCAATTCCAGGATGCCGACATTACCGATCTGATGGAGCTGCACAAACGTTACGCGCTCGACTTCAAGAAGAAAGGCGCGACGCTGACGCTCACCAGCCTCGTCATCAAAGCCGTCGTCCACGCTCTGAAGCGGTATCCGCAGTTGAACGCCACCCTCGACCTCACCGGCGGCGAAGTGATCTATAAGGACTATTACAACATCGGCGTCGCCGTGGATACGCCGGCGGGATTGATCGTGCCGGTGGTTCATGACGTGGATCACAAAGACCTGTTTCAAATTTCCGTCGAGCTTGCAGATCTGGCTGAACGCACGCGTCAACGCCAGGTGAAGCTGGAAGAGTTGCGCGGCGCCACGTTTACCGTAAGCAACATGGGCGGGCTCGGCTCCGGTCCGTTCACTCCGATCATCAATGCGCCACAAGTCGGCATCTTGGGCGTCGGGAAGGCCCGCCTGATGCCGGTGTATCGCGACGGCCAATTCGTGCCGCGCCGGGTCTTGCAATTGTGCGTGGCCTACGATCATCGGCTGGTGGATGGAGCGGTCGGCGCGCGCTTCACCAATGAAATCGCCAAAGCGCTGGAAGACTTTCAGGCGATGTTTTTGGGACTCTAG
- a CDS encoding Dihydrolipoamide dehydrogenase of pyruvate dehydrogenase complex, with the protein MTESQYDVAVIGAGPGGYAAAFHAADLGLRTALIDQEPQLGGVCLLRGCIPSKALLHAAKLVTDAADAEGWGIRFGKPTIDLGTLRERTKDVIGKLTKGVRTLANSRKVDVFQARATFTNPTTLTLSAPDGTSTLSCAHTILATGSRPVVPESLKLDDPRVMDSTGALDLPDVPARLLVVGGGYIGLELGTVYEALGSEVTVVEMLPRLLNGADPDLVRPLQQRLQRRFKAIRLNTKVEKLEPRQDGIAATLTGPEGTGTETFDRLLIAVGRRANTERLGLEHTKVAVSEKGFVQVDRQLRTAEPTILAIGDVVGEPMLAHKAAHEGLVAAGVIAGKQAVFDPAAIPAVVFTDPEIAWCGLTEEAAAAAGQAVKVTRFPWAASGRAATLGRNDGLTKLVCDAESGRILGVGICGVGAGELISEGVLAVEMGAVAEDLAASIHPHPTLSETVMEAAELFQGQATHFHPSKR; encoded by the coding sequence ATGACTGAATCACAGTACGACGTGGCGGTCATCGGCGCGGGCCCAGGCGGCTATGCCGCCGCCTTCCATGCAGCGGATCTCGGCCTGCGCACCGCGTTGATCGACCAAGAACCGCAACTTGGAGGCGTCTGTCTTCTGCGTGGGTGTATTCCCTCGAAAGCGTTGCTCCATGCAGCCAAACTGGTCACCGACGCAGCAGACGCGGAAGGCTGGGGGATTCGTTTTGGGAAACCCACGATCGATCTCGGCACGCTCCGTGAGCGGACGAAGGACGTCATCGGCAAACTGACCAAAGGCGTGCGGACGCTGGCGAACAGTCGCAAGGTGGATGTGTTCCAAGCGCGGGCGACGTTCACGAATCCCACCACACTGACATTATCCGCTCCAGACGGCACGAGCACGCTTTCCTGTGCCCATACGATCCTTGCCACCGGCTCGCGCCCGGTCGTTCCGGAGTCGCTCAAGCTCGATGATCCCCGAGTGATGGATTCCACCGGTGCGCTCGACTTGCCCGACGTTCCCGCCCGCTTGCTCGTCGTGGGCGGTGGATACATCGGACTGGAATTGGGCACCGTCTATGAGGCTCTCGGATCCGAGGTGACGGTCGTAGAGATGCTGCCGCGCCTGCTCAACGGCGCCGATCCGGATCTCGTGAGGCCGTTGCAGCAGCGCCTGCAGCGGCGGTTCAAGGCGATCAGACTGAACACGAAGGTGGAAAAACTGGAACCGCGCCAAGACGGTATCGCGGCGACGCTGACGGGCCCTGAGGGAACCGGCACAGAGACCTTCGATCGGCTGCTCATCGCGGTGGGACGCCGAGCGAACACGGAGCGCCTCGGACTCGAACACACCAAAGTGGCGGTCTCTGAGAAAGGGTTCGTGCAGGTCGATCGTCAATTACGTACGGCCGAGCCGACCATCTTGGCGATCGGCGACGTCGTAGGAGAACCGATGCTCGCGCATAAGGCCGCGCACGAAGGATTGGTCGCGGCCGGAGTGATTGCGGGCAAACAGGCGGTATTCGATCCTGCCGCTATCCCAGCCGTCGTCTTCACTGATCCCGAAATCGCCTGGTGCGGCCTGACGGAAGAAGCCGCCGCAGCTGCAGGACAAGCCGTCAAGGTGACGCGCTTTCCCTGGGCGGCTTCAGGTCGAGCCGCCACCCTGGGCCGCAACGACGGTCTGACCAAATTGGTGTGCGATGCCGAGTCGGGGCGAATCCTCGGTGTGGGGATTTGCGGAGTAGGGGCAGGAGAGCTGATTTCCGAGGGTGTTTTGGCTGTGGAGATGGGAGCTGTCGCCGAAGACTTGGCTGCCTCAATCCATCCGCATCCGACATTAAGCGAGACGGTCATGGAAGCGGCGGAACTTTTTCAGGGACAAGCGACGCACTTCCATCCGTCTAAACGCTGA
- a CDS encoding Cation-transporting ATPase, E1-E2 family produces the protein MEKIEKGIPASREMKATKAWHALSPQILADELLTDLDMGLNVDEAARRQAQEGPNELPESPPPSPLKLFLSQFSSLLVWVLIGAAVVSGLLEDWIDAAAILAIVFLNGVLGFVQEFRAEQSLAALRKMSVAMARVIRAGTLQSIPARELVRGDVIALEAGDRIPADSRLLYATNFQAQEASLTGESTPVRKQAELLDTERPLADQCNMVFMGTEAVSGKARGLVVATGLGTELGKIAAMIRKAAEAERAETPLQRRLEQFSYTLLWLALGVVTVVFALGYLRGEPLVEMFLISVSLAVATVPEGLPAVVTITLALGVTRMAKRHALIRKLPAVETLGSATVICTDKTGTLTKNEMTVTHVIMGDSHFEVTGEGYEPSGEIREVCAESKVLSAEFSSQGFDRYSDNSELKTQHSGLRTQDSAFRTEHSAPSTQHSGLPPGLRDLLTAAVLCNGATLRQENGTWRIIGDPTEAALLVAAAKVGLTKTELERRAPLDREVPFDAERKMMTIVRRTEQGRIAYCKGAPDVLLERCAARLTLDGRTEALDDEQRRLIGEADASLAQRALRVLAVAYKPVGRPASADEEVERDLIFLGLFAMKDPLRSEAVEAVRLCRDAGIRTAMITGDHKETAIAIARELGLHRDGGMALSGAELDGLTDEELTQRVERISVYARVSAEHKLRIVQAWKRNGAIVAMTGDGVNDAPAIKAADIGVAMGMAGTDVTKEASDIVVTDDNFASIAAAVEEGRGIFDNIRKAVHFLLSCNIGEVLVMLFAALLGLPLPLLPIQILWMNLVTDGFPALALAVDPKAPDLMRQPPRQTRARLLEGRRLWIVAGEGMMLAAIALSVFSYSLFVWQQPIDQARTVTFSVMVAAQLVHAFNCRSDRWSLFQVGVTTNRSLIWAVLVSLALQIAILATPVMQPIFKVAPLPLEDWELLAAMTFLPLVIVETIKWLRRRPVLSV, from the coding sequence GTGAAATGAAGGCGACAAAGGCTTGGCACGCCCTGTCCCCACAAATCCTGGCTGATGAACTTCTGACCGACCTCGATATGGGTTTGAATGTCGATGAAGCTGCCCGTCGGCAAGCACAGGAAGGGCCCAATGAACTGCCCGAGTCTCCTCCTCCCTCGCCGCTGAAACTCTTTCTCTCGCAGTTCTCGAGTCTTCTCGTGTGGGTGTTGATCGGGGCGGCCGTTGTGTCCGGTTTGTTGGAAGACTGGATCGATGCGGCGGCGATTCTGGCGATCGTGTTTCTCAACGGCGTGCTGGGATTTGTGCAGGAATTCCGGGCGGAGCAATCGCTGGCGGCGCTGCGCAAGATGTCGGTCGCGATGGCCCGCGTCATTCGCGCGGGCACGCTGCAGTCCATTCCGGCACGAGAACTGGTCAGAGGGGATGTGATTGCCCTCGAGGCGGGCGACCGTATTCCGGCCGATTCACGCTTGCTCTATGCCACGAATTTCCAAGCTCAAGAAGCTTCACTCACCGGCGAATCGACACCTGTACGAAAACAGGCGGAGCTGCTCGATACCGAGCGACCGCTTGCGGATCAATGCAACATGGTCTTCATGGGCACCGAGGCCGTCTCCGGCAAGGCCCGTGGGCTGGTAGTGGCGACAGGCCTTGGAACGGAACTGGGCAAGATCGCCGCCATGATCCGAAAGGCCGCTGAAGCGGAGCGTGCCGAAACACCGCTGCAACGACGGTTGGAACAATTCAGCTATACACTCCTGTGGCTGGCGCTCGGTGTGGTCACGGTCGTGTTCGCTCTCGGGTATCTCAGGGGAGAACCGCTGGTGGAGATGTTCCTCATATCGGTGAGCCTCGCTGTGGCGACTGTGCCCGAGGGCCTTCCCGCCGTCGTCACGATTACATTGGCTTTGGGCGTGACCAGGATGGCCAAGCGGCATGCGTTGATTCGTAAGCTGCCCGCAGTCGAAACGCTGGGTTCGGCCACCGTGATCTGCACCGACAAGACCGGCACCTTGACGAAGAATGAGATGACGGTGACCCATGTGATCATGGGTGACTCTCACTTCGAGGTGACCGGCGAGGGATATGAGCCGTCTGGGGAGATCCGCGAAGTCTGTGCTGAGTCAAAAGTCCTGAGTGCTGAGTTTTCAAGTCAAGGATTCGATCGTTACTCTGATAACTCAGAACTCAAGACTCAGCACTCAGGACTCAGGACTCAGGACTCAGCATTCAGGACTGAGCATTCAGCACCCAGCACCCAGCACTCAGGACTTCCCCCTGGGCTGCGCGATCTTCTCACCGCCGCCGTGCTGTGCAACGGCGCGACATTGCGACAAGAGAACGGGACTTGGCGGATCATCGGCGATCCGACGGAAGCCGCGCTGCTCGTGGCGGCGGCGAAGGTCGGTCTCACGAAGACGGAGTTGGAGCGTCGGGCGCCGCTGGACAGAGAAGTTCCGTTCGATGCGGAGCGGAAAATGATGACGATCGTTCGCCGAACGGAGCAAGGCCGCATCGCTTACTGCAAAGGAGCGCCCGATGTCTTGCTGGAACGTTGCGCTGCGCGTCTCACGCTGGATGGCCGGACCGAAGCACTGGATGACGAGCAGAGGCGACTGATCGGCGAAGCCGACGCGTCTTTGGCACAACGAGCCCTCCGCGTGCTGGCCGTCGCGTATAAGCCCGTCGGCCGACCGGCGAGCGCGGACGAAGAGGTGGAGCGGGATTTGATCTTTCTCGGCCTCTTCGCAATGAAGGATCCCTTGCGATCCGAAGCAGTAGAGGCGGTGCGCCTCTGTCGGGACGCGGGCATCCGTACCGCCATGATCACGGGGGATCACAAGGAGACGGCGATCGCGATTGCCCGTGAATTAGGCCTGCATCGCGACGGCGGGATGGCGTTGTCCGGGGCGGAGCTGGACGGCTTGACCGACGAGGAATTAACGCAGCGTGTAGAGCGAATCAGTGTATACGCCCGCGTGTCGGCCGAGCACAAGCTTCGGATCGTCCAAGCGTGGAAGCGGAACGGGGCCATTGTCGCCATGACCGGTGACGGGGTCAACGACGCGCCGGCCATCAAGGCGGCGGACATCGGTGTGGCGATGGGGATGGCCGGCACCGACGTGACAAAAGAGGCTTCGGATATCGTGGTGACGGACGACAACTTCGCCTCGATCGCCGCCGCGGTTGAGGAGGGCAGAGGCATCTTCGACAACATCAGGAAGGCGGTGCATTTCCTCCTGTCGTGCAACATCGGCGAAGTGTTGGTCATGCTCTTTGCCGCATTGCTCGGCTTGCCGCTGCCGCTCCTGCCGATTCAAATTCTGTGGATGAATCTCGTAACCGACGGCTTTCCCGCCCTCGCCCTGGCGGTCGATCCGAAAGCGCCGGATCTGATGCGGCAGCCGCCGCGACAGACCCGGGCGCGCTTACTGGAGGGGAGAAGGCTGTGGATCGTGGCCGGCGAAGGCATGATGCTGGCGGCCATTGCCTTGAGCGTGTTTTCGTACAGCTTGTTTGTCTGGCAACAGCCGATCGATCAGGCTCGGACGGTGACGTTCAGCGTGATGGTCGCCGCTCAGTTGGTGCATGCCTTTAATTGCAGAAGCGATCGTTGGTCGCTGTTTCAGGTGGGAGTGACGACGAATCGCTCGCTCATTTGGGCTGTCCTCGTGTCTCTTGCCCTGCAAATCGCCATTCTCGCGACCCCGGTCATGCAACCGATCTTCAAGGTCGCGCCCTTGCCGCTGGAAGATTGGGAACTGCTGGCGGCCATGACGTTTCTTCCATTGGTGATCGTAGAAACGATCAAATGGCTTCGAAGGCGGCCGGTCCTCAGCGTTTAG